Part of the Permianibacter fluminis genome, TCACCGTTACCTGTTCCCGGCCGAGCGGCCCGGTTACTCCGGCGTGGCGCTGTACAGCAAGATCAAACCGAAGTCGGTCAAGACCGGACTCGGCTTTGCCCAGGCCGATACCGAAGGCCGCTACATCGAAGCCGATTACGGCAGCGTCAAAATCGCCTCGCTGTATTTGCCATCCGGTTCCTCCGGTCCGGAACGGCAAGCCTGCAAAGACGAGTTTCTTGAGCTGTATATGCCCATCCTGAAGAAAAAGGCCAAGGAAGCAACGCCCTACATCGTGGTTGGCGATTACAACATCGCGCACAAGGAAATCGATCTGAAAAACTGGAAATCGAACCAGAAAAATTCCGGCTTTCTGCCGCACGAGCGGGCCTGGCTGGATGAGCTGTTCGACCATGTCGGTTTTGTCGACGCCTTTCGCGTGGTTGATCAACGTCCGGACCAGTACACCTGGTGGAGCAACCGCGGTCAGGCCTACGCCAAGAACGTTGGCTGGCGGATTGATTACCATATCGTCTCGCCGGCGCTAAAAAGCAAAATCAAACGCGCCGAGATTTACAAAGACGAGAAGTTCTCCGATCACGCGCCGCTGATTCTCGACTACGATCTGAAACTGTAACGCACTTGCAATGACCCGGCCGAGGACGGCCGGGCGCGCTGTTGGTGCTAGAGCTGCTGTTAAAGCCACTGCTGACGCAGACGCTGACATCGACGCGAATGTCAGCGCCGATTTCCGCACCAGCAGCAAGCCGCCAGACCGGGGATTCGCACCGGCCGCTTGGGTCATCACGTCACTGCCGAGGTTTCGCCATGCCCATCAACGAGCCCGCCAACTACCTCGATCAACTGATCCGGCAAACCCGCGCCCACCACGTGACGCTGTCGACCATGGCCGATCAGAAAGCCAACATGCTGCTGACCATGTCATCGGTGGTGCTGACGCTGTCGTTGCCACAGCTGAACAATCCGGGCCTGCGACACGCGGTCATGGCGCTGATGGCGGCGTGCCTGCTTACCCTGATTCTGGCCTGCTATGTGGTCATGCCGAAACTGCTGTTCGGTAAAGACAAACGCCCGATCGCCGATCGCAACCTGCTGTTCTTCGCCGACTTTGAGGATATGAGCTTCGAGCAATACCGACAGGAAATGGCCACGCTGCTCAACAACCCGGCCAGCGCCTACGATCTGCAACTGCAGGAAATCTATCGCATGGGCCAGTATCTGGCCTGGAAGAAATACCGGTTTCTGCGCTGGGCTTATGTGACGTTTCTGGCCGGATTTGTCATTGCTGGCGTGTTACTGTTCTTCTGAGACTCTCTATTCGATGAGCTCAGCTGCCGCAAAGACACATGGAAGTTTGACAATGCAAGCGCATTTCCCGGTGAAATATACAAAGCCGCCAATCGCTTTCGATTCCGCCGCAAAACCGAATCCGTCATGTCCTGTTTGGAAACAGTCGCCGTAAAAATGAAGTCGGAACCGGAGCGCTCTGCGCCGAAAATGCAATCTTATCGCCGAGCTTTTCCTGCAAGATCATTTTGACGACATCGAAATCAGTCTTGCCGGGTAGCGCAATGCGCTCGGCAGAATTCAGCCGAAAATTCAGCACAAGCTCACCACCGTTGCGGTCGGTATAGCGAATGAGCTTTGCGCCCTGTACGAGTTTCCAGACGATGTAACGGGAGCTTATGCCGGCGCGGAGAATGCCTTTTTCCTTAAAGGCAATCGCGGGCTTCGAAAAGTGAATGACAGGGTAATACACGACCCACAGAAAAGGGCCTATAAAGGCGGCGCCCCAAAGGATCTGAGCCTGTGGCAGCAGCGCGCCCCATTTTGTCAGCAGGTGCAAGGTCGAGCCACCAGCAGCAGCCCAATCGGAATCGTGCGCAACAAGGCAGGCAACAGTGCCCGAAACGCGGCGACTTCCCGTTCGCGCTCTTGTGAGGTCCATTCCACCTGATAAAGCGTCTTTCCAGCAAAGAGGTACAGCACGGATATTCCCTATCTCGCACAAGGCTGCATGCGTCCTCGTGCAGATGCTGGCAATAGACGCAGCGTCAGCGATGCGCCTCACTGCGCTGGCGGCTCAGTCCGACTGACCAATGCCGACGACGCAACTTTTCACAGCGGCAAATTACAGCGCTGCCAAAATCGCTTCTGCCGAGCTGACCTTGAATTCCTTCGGTTGCTCCACCGCGACATGTTTGACCACGCCGTCCTGAAGAATCAGCGCGAACCGGCGCGAGCGTTGGCCCATGCCGAAGCCGCTGGCATCGGCGTCGAGACCGAGTTTCTTGCTGAATTCGGCGTTGCCGTCGGCCACCATCAGGATGTGTTCGGCGTTACTGACTTTGCCCCAGGCACTCATGACGAACGCATCGTTGACTGCCATGCAGGCGATGGTGCTGACGCCTTTGGCCTTGATGGCGTCGGCGTGGACAACATAGCCCGGCAAGTGTGCCTGCGAGCAGGTCGGGGTGAAGGCGCCTGGCACCGCAAACAGCACGACTTTGCCTTTGCCGAACAATTCCAGACTGGATTTGGCTTCCGGGCCTTTTTCGCCCATCACATGCAACGTGGCTTCCGGAATTTTGTCACCGACATTGATCATGGCTTGCTCCTTGGTGGTCATGGCTTAGCGGTTGTTGAATGGTCTGTTTGCGACCGGCCTGTTTTCGAACGGTCTGTCATCGACCGGTTTGCTGCCGACGGCGCTGGTCCGCCGGCCTGAACAAACTCCATCAGGCGTTGACCCAGCCAGTGGTTGTCGTGGTGGCCACGCAGGCTGGCACTGCCGGGACCGAAAGCATACAGCGGAACATCGGCGCCGGTGTGACCGCGCGTGGTCCAGCCGGTCAGGCTGTGCTTGGCAATGATGTCGGCAAAGGCTTCTTCCAGTCGATCGGCGTCGCGCTCGGAGGCGTTCAGCCGGGCGCGGTCAGCGTCATCAGCGATGATCGGGCTCAAAGCCTGCAAGGTGGCAACGGCGTCTTCGCCCGCCAGCACGCGCGCAGCCATGCCGGCCGCACTGGCGCGAATCTGGTGCAGCAACGTCGCCCGCCACTGCCATTGTTTGTCGCGGCCGAGGCTCAGGCCGCCGGTTTCGTGATCGGCCGTGATCACCAGCAGCGTATCCGGATGCTGGTCGGCATAGCGGCGCGCGCTTGCAATGGCGGTGGCAAAGTCCTGCATTTCGCTGAGCACACCAACGATGTCATTGCCGTGACTGGCCCAATCGATCTGCGAGCCTTCGACCATCAGGAAAAAACCGCGCGGATTCGCATCGAGCAGCGCCAGCGCCTTGTCGGTCATGCTGGCCAGACTGGGCGTGTTGGCATCACGGTCGATGGCCATCGGCAAACCGGCAGCGGCAAACGTGCCGAACGTTGGCGGCTGTTTCAGTGCCGCCAGTTGTGCCGGCGTTGTCACCAACTGCACGCCGGACTGCTGCAATTGCTGGCGCTGGCTGGCAGAAAAATCGTCAGCGCCGCCACCGAACGCGACATCCACTTTCCGAGCACCGGTGCCGGTAAAAAACTGTTCGGCAATCTCGGCAATGTTCTTGCGGCTGCTGACATGGGCGTAGAACGCTGCCGGTGTGGCGTGCGTCAGCTGCGAGGTGACAACCACGCCCGTACTCTTGCCGCGTTGCCCGGCGCGCTCCAGCACCGTTTCGCAAGGCTTGTTATCGGCGTCGACGCCAATGGCGCCGTTGAAGGATTTCACGCCGCAAGCGTAAGCGGTGGCGCCGGCGGCGGAATCGGTGATCAGATCGCTGTCGCCCGAGGGCCGGGTGGCGATGGTGCCGATCAGCAAGTCATCGAACACCGTACTTTCCAGCGCCGGCGTCGCCGGGTTGTCGGCGTATTGCCGGTAGGCACTGACCTGACCAAAGCCCATGCCGTCGCCAATCATCAGGATGATGCGGCGCGGTGTGCTCACCGCGGCTTCTTTCGCGGTCGTGAGTGCCGGCATGACGCCGACGGTGAGCGTGCAAAGGCCGAGGACGACAACAAGGCGTGCGGTTTTCATCGGAATTTTTTCTCGCAGAAACAGAAAGCGTTATACCGACCATCGACTGACGGCCAAGAGCCAAACCAGTCAAACGAAACGATTGCTGGCAGCGGCTCGCGCAGAAAGCGGTTCAGGGATACAGCAAGCGGGTCAGCCGCAGATAATCGTCGAGCGCGAGATTTTCCGGCCGCAAGATCGGATCAATCGCCGCCTCAGCAAATTGCGCCTCACTGACCACGTCGCGCCAGACATTGCGCAGCGTTTTGCGACGGGCATTGAATGCCAGGCTGACCAGCTCGGCGAAACGCGGCTCCTGATCCGGGCGCAGCGCCCGTTGCCGGTGCGGCAACAACCGGACAATGGCCGACTGCACTTTCGGCGCTGGCCGGAACGCACCGGGCGGTACGGTAAACAGATAACTGACGTCGCAGTAATACTGCAGCATCACTGACAGCCGGCCGTAGGCGTCGTCTTCCGGCCCGGCCGCCATCCGTTCCACCACTTCCTTTTGCAGCATGAACAGCATGTCGGTGATGGCCGGCAGGTAGTCGCACAAATGGAAAATCAGTGGCGTCGAAATGTTGTACGGCAAATTGCCGAATACCCGCAATGACCGGCCTGCGGCCAGCTCGGCGAAGTCCACTTTCAGGACATCGCGATTGAGGATGGTGAGCTCGCCAAGCCCGGCCAGCTCGTGCTGCAAAATGGGAATGACATCGCGATCCAGCTCGATGCAGGTCAGCTTGCCGGCGCGTTGCAACACCGGCTTGCTGAGTGCGCCAAGACCGGGGCCGATTTCGATCAGATGATCGTCCGGTTTTGGATTCAGCGACTGAACAATCTTGCCGATGATGTTCTGGTCATGCAGAAAATTCTGGCCAAAACGTTTGCGCGCTTTGTGGTTGTTGGCCAGCTCGCTCGCCATTGGCGTTGGGCTATCACTACTCATGGCGTGGTTCGCTTTGCAATCAAATCGAGCGCCACTTCGGTGGCGTAACAGAGGCTGCCGGCATCCGCGACCCCGCGGCCAGCCAGATCCAGCGCGGTGCCGTGATCGACCGAGGTTCTAATAAACGGCAAGCCCAGCGTGATGTTGACGCTGCGGTGAAACCCGCGAGCTTTCAACACCGGCAGGCCCTGATCGTGATACATCGCCAGATAGGCATCAAACTGCGGCAGCTTGTCGGCATTAAAGGCCGTGTCGGCTGACAGCGGCCCGATCAGGTTCAGGCCCTGTGCCTGCAACTCGCGAATGACGGGCTCGATCACGCGAATTTCCTCATCGCCCAGATGGCCGCCTTCACCGGCATGCGGATTCAATCCCAGCACGGCGATGCGTGGCGCCGACAAGGCAAAGCGCTGGCGCAATTCGCGCGCCAGCAGCTGCAGCACATGGCGCAGTCGCGCGGCGGTGATGGCATCGGCGACGGCGCGCAGCGGCAGATGCGTGGTCGCCAGCGCAACCCGCAAGCCTTCGGTTGCCAGCAGCATCAACACCGGGACGGGTTCTGCATCGGCGCCGGCAACAGCGCCCGTAACACGGCGCGCCGCGGCAACACCGGCACAAGCGGCGAAGAATTCGGTGTGACCGGTAAATGGCAAACCGCTGTCGTTGATGATGCCCTTGTGTACCGGATTGGTGACGATGGCGTCGATGTCGCCAGCCAGCGCCGCATCAGCGGCTTGCTGCAATTGCGCGACTACAAACGGGGCATTGGCGACCGCGAGTTGCCCCGGCACAACCGCCGTTGTCAGTGGCACCGGAATGCACAGCAAATGGCCCGGCTGATGCACGGGCCATTCGACTTTGCTGTCCGTGCGCTGCAGTTGCAGCGGCACCTGCAAACGCGCGGCGGTTTGCTGCAGCAGATCGGCATCACCGATCGCGGCAAGGGCGCAAGGCCACTGCCGCTGGGCCAGTCGCACCAGCAGCTCCGGGCCAATGCCGGCCGGCTCGCCGGTGGTGACCAGCACGCGGCTCACGATTTAGCTGGCCTTGGGTTTTTCGATAATCTTGATGAAAGCCTGATCGCGAATTTCGCGCACCCAGGACTCGACTTCTTCGTCGTATTTGCGCGACTGCAACACCCGGTAGGCTTGCTGACGCTTGCGCTCTTCGGTCTGGTCGTCATCACGGCGCTCCAGCACCTGCATCACGTGCCAGCCAAATTCGCTGCGGAACGGTTCCGAAATCTGGTTCGGTTGCAGGCCGGCCATGGTCTTCTCGAATACCGGTACAAACATGCCCGGATTGGCCCAGCCCAGATCGCCGCCCTGATTGGCCGAGCCCGGATCTTCGGAATTTTTCTTGGCAAGTTCGGCGAAATCGGCACCAGCTTTTAATTGTTCATACAGACCACGAATTTTTTTCTCGGCGTCTTCTTCGCTGAGAATCGTCGATGGCTTGACCAGAATGTGGCGCGCATGAGTTTGCTGCACGACCACGCGCTCGTTGCCGCGGCTGTCGAACAATTTCAGGATGTGCAAACCGGAGGCCGAACGCAGCGGCTCCGACACTTCGCCAGGCTTCAAGGTCTTGGCGGCGGTGGCAAACAGACCGGGCAATTGGTTGATGGTCTTCCAGCCGAAATCGCCGCCTTGCAACGCTT contains:
- a CDS encoding exodeoxyribonuclease III, whose translation is MLSVASINVNGLRSAAKKGLFAWLTKRQLDVICIQELKAQDHQLDEPDFHLDGYHRYLFPAERPGYSGVALYSKIKPKSVKTGLGFAQADTEGRYIEADYGSVKIASLYLPSGSSGPERQACKDEFLELYMPILKKKAKEATPYIVVGDYNIAHKEIDLKNWKSNQKNSGFLPHERAWLDELFDHVGFVDAFRVVDQRPDQYTWWSNRGQAYAKNVGWRIDYHIVSPALKSKIKRAEIYKDEKFSDHAPLILDYDLKL
- a CDS encoding Pycsar system effector family protein translates to MPINEPANYLDQLIRQTRAHHVTLSTMADQKANMLLTMSSVVLTLSLPQLNNPGLRHAVMALMAACLLTLILACYVVMPKLLFGKDKRPIADRNLLFFADFEDMSFEQYRQEMATLLNNPASAYDLQLQEIYRMGQYLAWKKYRFLRWAYVTFLAGFVIAGVLLFF
- a CDS encoding peroxiredoxin; its protein translation is MINVGDKIPEATLHVMGEKGPEAKSSLELFGKGKVVLFAVPGAFTPTCSQAHLPGYVVHADAIKAKGVSTIACMAVNDAFVMSAWGKVSNAEHILMVADGNAEFSKKLGLDADASGFGMGQRSRRFALILQDGVVKHVAVEQPKEFKVSSAEAILAAL
- the rsmA gene encoding 16S rRNA (adenine(1518)-N(6)/adenine(1519)-N(6))-dimethyltransferase RsmA — translated: MSSDSPTPMASELANNHKARKRFGQNFLHDQNIIGKIVQSLNPKPDDHLIEIGPGLGALSKPVLQRAGKLTCIELDRDVIPILQHELAGLGELTILNRDVLKVDFAELAAGRSLRVFGNLPYNISTPLIFHLCDYLPAITDMLFMLQKEVVERMAAGPEDDAYGRLSVMLQYYCDVSYLFTVPPGAFRPAPKVQSAIVRLLPHRQRALRPDQEPRFAELVSLAFNARRKTLRNVWRDVVSEAQFAEAAIDPILRPENLALDDYLRLTRLLYP
- the pdxA gene encoding 4-hydroxythreonine-4-phosphate dehydrogenase PdxA; the encoded protein is MVSRVLVTTGEPAGIGPELLVRLAQRQWPCALAAIGDADLLQQTAARLQVPLQLQRTDSKVEWPVHQPGHLLCIPVPLTTAVVPGQLAVANAPFVVAQLQQAADAALAGDIDAIVTNPVHKGIINDSGLPFTGHTEFFAACAGVAAARRVTGAVAGADAEPVPVLMLLATEGLRVALATTHLPLRAVADAITAARLRHVLQLLARELRQRFALSAPRIAVLGLNPHAGEGGHLGDEEIRVIEPVIRELQAQGLNLIGPLSADTAFNADKLPQFDAYLAMYHDQGLPVLKARGFHRSVNITLGLPFIRTSVDHGTALDLAGRGVADAGSLCYATEVALDLIAKRTTP
- a CDS encoding alkaline phosphatase codes for the protein MKTARLVVVLGLCTLTVGVMPALTTAKEAAVSTPRRIILMIGDGMGFGQVSAYRQYADNPATPALESTVFDDLLIGTIATRPSGDSDLITDSAAGATAYACGVKSFNGAIGVDADNKPCETVLERAGQRGKSTGVVVTSQLTHATPAAFYAHVSSRKNIAEIAEQFFTGTGARKVDVAFGGGADDFSASQRQQLQQSGVQLVTTPAQLAALKQPPTFGTFAAAGLPMAIDRDANTPSLASMTDKALALLDANPRGFFLMVEGSQIDWASHGNDIVGVLSEMQDFATAIASARRYADQHPDTLLVITADHETGGLSLGRDKQWQWRATLLHQIRASAAGMAARVLAGEDAVATLQALSPIIADDADRARLNASERDADRLEEAFADIIAKHSLTGWTTRGHTGADVPLYAFGPGSASLRGHHDNHWLGQRLMEFVQAGGPAPSAANRSMTDRSKTGRSQTDHSTTAKP